In Roseisolibacter agri, the following proteins share a genomic window:
- a CDS encoding DUF4440 domain-containing protein, with protein sequence MLRSHVSLAALVLCAGTAAAQPVTKASPSAATSDSVEAAAVVTRFHRALEQGDSVAALALLAPDAAILESGAVETVADYRAHHLPADIEYARAVPGTRAPVRVQVRGDVAWTVGSSETKGEFRGRPVNSAGAELMVLTRMPHGWRISAIHWSSRRKTS encoded by the coding sequence ATGCTCCGATCGCACGTCTCGCTCGCCGCGCTCGTCCTGTGCGCGGGCACCGCCGCCGCGCAGCCCGTGACCAAGGCTTCGCCGTCCGCCGCCACGTCCGACTCGGTCGAGGCGGCCGCGGTCGTGACGCGCTTCCATCGCGCGCTGGAGCAGGGCGACAGCGTCGCGGCGCTCGCGCTGCTGGCGCCCGACGCGGCGATCCTCGAGAGCGGCGCGGTCGAGACGGTGGCCGACTACCGCGCGCACCACCTGCCGGCGGACATCGAGTACGCGCGCGCGGTGCCGGGCACGCGTGCGCCCGTGCGCGTGCAGGTGCGCGGCGACGTCGCGTGGACCGTCGGCAGCAGCGAGACGAAGGGCGAGTTCAGGGGGCGTCCCGTGAACAGCGCGGGCGCGGAGCTGATGGTGCTGACGCGCATGCCGCACGGGTGGCGCATCAGCGCGATCCACTGGTCGTCGCGGCGGAAGACCAGCTGA
- a CDS encoding CopD family protein, which yields MLRFLGRLALALLLAFPSAALAHGVLRASDPRSGARLSVAPRSLRLTFNEAIELAVARLELLDPDGRGVALSALRRGDSAAVLVADVTGALRAGRYTVAWQIAGRDGHPVRGRYRFSIDSGATGLAPAAPAVDTAAHAEHVDVPDTASDTTTHAAHAVAPPDTSFDAQSPAYAAVRWLGLAAMLTLVGAVAFRTRVVPAAARRGAPDVWAAAATRDAGRLAVAASALLLVASLLRLAAQSVALQGAGAWRDPARLGALLGGTTWGTAWWLLVAATLVALVGLLLARRASSAGWMLASLGVVGVALAAALSGHAASVSGRAPFAVVVDAAHVLAAGGWLGTLLLVVAAGLPAALRLQPDARVAATTAAVNAFSPVALACAAVVALTGGLSAWLHLGALDALWRSAYGRTLLVKLALLVLVAAAGAYNWRRVRPALGDASGAARLRRSATVELALGALVLVVTAVLVATPTDVVP from the coding sequence GTGCTCCGCTTCCTCGGACGACTGGCCCTCGCGCTCCTGCTGGCGTTCCCGTCCGCCGCGCTCGCCCACGGCGTGCTCCGCGCGTCAGATCCGCGCAGTGGCGCGCGCCTGTCCGTCGCGCCGCGATCGCTGCGCCTCACGTTCAACGAGGCCATCGAGCTGGCGGTCGCGCGCCTCGAGCTGCTCGATCCCGACGGCCGCGGCGTCGCGCTCTCCGCGCTGCGGCGCGGCGACTCGGCCGCGGTGCTGGTGGCCGACGTCACCGGCGCGCTGCGCGCGGGCCGCTACACCGTCGCGTGGCAGATCGCCGGGCGCGACGGCCATCCGGTGCGCGGGCGCTACCGCTTCTCGATCGACAGCGGCGCGACGGGGCTCGCGCCGGCGGCGCCCGCCGTCGACACCGCGGCGCACGCCGAGCACGTGGACGTGCCGGACACCGCGTCGGACACGACGACGCACGCCGCACACGCCGTCGCGCCGCCGGACACGTCGTTCGACGCGCAGTCGCCCGCCTACGCCGCCGTGCGCTGGCTCGGCCTCGCGGCGATGCTGACGCTCGTCGGCGCGGTGGCTTTCCGCACGCGCGTGGTGCCCGCGGCCGCGCGCCGGGGTGCGCCGGACGTCTGGGCCGCCGCCGCGACGCGCGACGCCGGCCGCCTCGCGGTCGCGGCGAGCGCGCTGCTGCTGGTCGCGTCGCTGCTGCGGCTCGCGGCGCAGTCGGTCGCGCTGCAGGGCGCCGGCGCGTGGCGTGATCCCGCGCGGCTCGGCGCGCTGCTCGGCGGCACGACGTGGGGCACGGCGTGGTGGCTCCTCGTCGCCGCGACGCTCGTGGCGCTGGTCGGGCTGCTGCTCGCGCGGCGCGCGTCGTCGGCGGGGTGGATGCTCGCATCACTCGGCGTGGTCGGCGTCGCGCTCGCGGCCGCGCTGTCGGGGCACGCGGCGTCGGTGTCGGGGCGCGCGCCGTTCGCGGTGGTCGTCGACGCCGCGCACGTGCTGGCCGCGGGCGGCTGGCTCGGCACGCTGCTGCTGGTGGTGGCCGCCGGGCTGCCGGCCGCGCTGCGCCTGCAGCCCGACGCGCGCGTCGCGGCCACCACCGCCGCCGTGAATGCGTTCTCGCCCGTGGCGCTCGCGTGCGCCGCGGTCGTGGCGCTCACCGGCGGCCTCTCCGCGTGGCTGCACCTCGGCGCACTCGACGCACTGTGGCGCTCCGCGTACGGCCGCACGCTGCTCGTGAAGCTCGCGCTGCTCGTGCTCGTCGCCGCGGCCGGCGCGTACAACTGGCGGCGCGTGCGCCCCGCGCTCGGCGACGCGTCGGGCGCGGCCCGTCTGCGTCGCAGCGCGACCGTCGAGCTGGCGCTCGGCGCCCTGGTGCTGGTCGTGACCGCGGTGCTCGTCGCCACGCCGACCGACGTCGTCCCCTGA
- a CDS encoding Nif3-like dinuclear metal center hexameric protein: protein MHPDLTTLAASLDAILAPADDPVLVLRERAAPVARLGLALEPWPGLRAWVDAAALDAVLLHRHWALSLDRWPAAVGVLASHDAFDRRYGFGRTPELADALSLTLGDARDSLGDRDGHPLGSVGTVRAGGGVDVDTLRAALVRTFGGVEAELAPSRAIAPTARVAMARAMTPALVERAAALGAGAYVTGQLRAPAREAALRAELHVFAVGHRRAEEWALARLAEAVRGVWPALRTMIAENGGAENGTTEDGTA from the coding sequence GTGCATCCCGACCTCACCACGCTCGCCGCGAGCCTCGACGCGATCCTCGCGCCGGCGGACGACCCCGTCCTCGTGCTGCGCGAGCGCGCGGCGCCGGTCGCGCGGCTGGGGCTCGCGCTGGAGCCGTGGCCCGGGCTGCGCGCGTGGGTCGATGCGGCGGCGCTCGACGCCGTGCTGCTCCACCGCCACTGGGCGCTGTCGCTCGACCGCTGGCCGGCGGCGGTGGGCGTGCTGGCCAGCCACGACGCCTTCGACCGGCGCTACGGCTTCGGCCGCACGCCCGAGCTGGCGGACGCGCTCTCCCTCACCCTCGGCGACGCCCGCGACTCGCTCGGCGACCGCGACGGGCATCCGCTGGGCAGCGTGGGCACGGTGCGCGCGGGCGGCGGGGTGGACGTGGACACGCTGCGCGCGGCGCTCGTGCGCACCTTCGGCGGCGTGGAGGCCGAGCTGGCGCCGTCCCGCGCGATCGCGCCGACGGCGCGCGTGGCGATGGCGCGCGCGATGACGCCCGCGCTGGTCGAGCGCGCGGCCGCCCTGGGCGCCGGCGCCTACGTGACCGGGCAGCTGCGTGCGCCCGCGCGCGAGGCCGCCCTGCGCGCGGAGCTGCACGTCTTCGCGGTCGGGCACCGGCGCGCGGAGGAGTGGGCACTGGCGCGACTGGCGGAGGCGGTACGCGGGGTGTGGCCCGCGCTCAGGACCATGATCGCGGAGAACGGTGGTGCGGAGAACGGAACGACGGAGGACGGAACGGCGTGA
- a CDS encoding TolC family protein, producing MTDHSRTPSPVRPPRAARRALAVLAATAAPLALGAQQPVAADPGAARPIGLAEAVQLAQRNAPAAVQARGTLRASEATIRSAYAAFIPSLSLNANTTQQSPATARVNQQTGELQAGRWAGSAGFNAQVDLFDGFRRTYDLRSARAAQAAAVTGESAQAFTLAYQVKQQYYASLAAREAESAAQAQLDQARQQLRVSIARVVAQTVTRSDSLRSSIAVSNAELQLLTARNDRQLADAALTRLVATPFTVTATPAGAPADSVALPDSATLARLADESPQVRQAMANLAAAQAAGRASRTPYFPTLAVSYGRNLTTTSTNFDLIPNDPRFSGQLRFTFSYPVFNQYAREEAVVRADIAVTNAEAALRDARFAAQQGLVQAQVALRTALRQAEIQQATVLASEEDLRVQQQRYELGASTLLDVLTSQTQINQARVALVQARLNARVARAQLESIIGRDL from the coding sequence ATGACCGATCACTCCCGCACGCCGTCGCCCGTCCGGCCGCCCCGCGCGGCCCGGCGCGCGCTCGCCGTGCTCGCCGCCACCGCCGCGCCCCTCGCCCTGGGAGCGCAGCAGCCCGTGGCCGCCGACCCCGGCGCCGCCCGCCCCATCGGGCTGGCCGAGGCCGTCCAGCTCGCCCAGCGCAACGCGCCGGCCGCCGTGCAGGCGCGCGGCACCCTGCGCGCCAGCGAGGCCACCATCCGCTCCGCCTACGCGGCGTTCATCCCGAGCCTCTCGCTGAACGCCAACACGACCCAGCAGAGCCCCGCGACCGCGCGCGTCAACCAGCAGACCGGCGAGCTCCAGGCCGGCCGCTGGGCCGGGAGCGCGGGCTTCAACGCGCAGGTCGACCTGTTCGACGGCTTCCGCCGCACCTACGACCTCCGCAGCGCCCGCGCGGCGCAGGCGGCCGCGGTCACCGGCGAGTCCGCGCAGGCGTTCACGCTCGCCTACCAGGTGAAGCAGCAGTACTACGCGTCGCTCGCCGCGCGCGAGGCCGAGAGCGCCGCGCAGGCGCAGCTCGACCAGGCGCGCCAGCAGCTGCGCGTGTCGATCGCGCGCGTCGTCGCGCAGACGGTCACGCGCTCCGACTCGCTGCGCTCCAGCATCGCCGTCAGCAACGCCGAGCTGCAGCTGCTCACCGCGCGCAACGACCGGCAGCTCGCCGACGCCGCGCTCACGCGCCTCGTCGCGACGCCGTTCACCGTCACCGCGACGCCCGCGGGCGCGCCCGCCGACAGCGTCGCGCTCCCCGACAGCGCGACGCTCGCGCGCCTGGCCGACGAGTCGCCGCAGGTGCGGCAGGCGATGGCCAACCTCGCCGCCGCGCAGGCCGCGGGCCGCGCGTCGCGCACGCCGTACTTCCCGACGCTCGCCGTCAGCTACGGCCGCAACCTGACGACGACGTCGACGAACTTCGACCTGATCCCGAACGATCCGCGCTTCAGCGGGCAGCTGCGCTTCACCTTCAGCTACCCGGTGTTCAACCAGTACGCGCGCGAGGAGGCGGTGGTGCGCGCGGACATCGCCGTCACCAACGCCGAGGCGGCGCTGCGCGACGCGCGCTTCGCGGCGCAGCAGGGGCTCGTGCAGGCGCAGGTCGCGCTCCGCACCGCGCTCCGCCAGGCCGAGATCCAGCAGGCCACCGTCCTCGCGTCCGAGGAGGACCTGCGCGTGCAGCAGCAGCGCTACGAGCTGGGCGCCTCCACCCTGCTCGACGTGCTCACGTCGCAGACGCAGATCAACCAGGCCCGCGTGGCGCTGGTCCAGGCGCGGCTGAACGCGCGCGTGGCCCGGGCGCAGCTCGAGTCCATCATCGGGCGCGACCTGTGA